GGGCGATCACCGCGCAGTCGCCGACCGTGGGGTGAGCGGCCAGCACCGCCTCGACCTCACCGGGTTCGATCCGCAGGCCACGGATCTTGACCTGCCGGTCGATCCGGCCGAGGTGCTCCAGCGCGCCGTCCTCGCGAAGCCGGCAGAGGTCACCGGTGCGGTACATCCGCGACCCCGGCGGCCCGTGGGGATCCGCGACGAACCGCTCCGCGGTCCTGCCCGGCTGCCGCCAGTAGCCGTCCGCCAGGCCGACGACACCGCTGATGTACACCTCCCCGGGCGTGCCGACCGGGACAAGATCGAGATTGGTGTCCAGGACGGTTACCCGGAAGTTGTCCGCGGGACGGCCGACCGGAACGACGACGCCGTCCCAGCCGGGCTCGATGACGTTGTCGGTGACCGAACCGGCCTCGGTGGGACCGAAGGCGTTGACGAGGGTGCTGCCGGGCAGCGCGGCGTGGAAGGCCGCCGGGATCCGCGGGCTCATCGACTCGCCGCCGCACACCAACCACCGCAGCGCGTGGGCCCCGACCCGGGACATCTCGTCCAGGAAAGCCGGCACCAGCGTCGTCACCAGGAAGATCATCGACACGTTGTGGTCCCGGATGAGTCCGGCGAGGTGCCGCGGGTCGCGCTCGCCGCCGGGCCGGCAGATCACCAGCCGCGCCCCCTGGTAGAGCGGCCAGAAGATCTCCCAGATGTGCACGTCGAACCCGGTGTAGGTCTTGTACAGAGCCGTGTCGCCGAGACCGTACGGGTACTGGCGCTGCATCCAGAAGACGTTGGCCAGGGTGCCGGCCGTGCGGGAGGCCACGCCCTTGGGGCGGCCGGTCGTCCCCGACGTGTAGAGGATGTGGACCGGCTCGGAGGCCACGTCACCCGGGCCGCCGTCGAGATCCGGATTCGTCGCGGGCCGGCCGGACCATGTGCGCTCCGCGTGGACGTCGTGGATCTCCCACGCGCCGCCGGGCAGGCGAGCGCGGCAGGCCGGATCGGTCAGCACGTGGCTTGGCGCCGAGTCCGCCAGCATCAGGGCGATGCGCTGGTCCGGCAGGTCGGCGTCCAGGGGAACGTAGGTGGCGCCGGTCTTGACCGCGGCGTAGAACGCGACAACCTGGTGGATGCCGCGCAGGAGGAAGACGCCTATCCGGGTACCCGGGCGGGCACCGCACTCGCGCAGGTGGTGGGCCAGCCGGTTCGCGCGCTCGTTCAGCTCCCGGTAGCTGACCGTGTCCCCGTTCTCGTCCTGCAACGCGACCGAATCCGGGGTTCGCTCCGCCTGCTCCTGGAACGGTTCGGCCATCGTGCGGTATCGGATGTCCGGGTCGCGCTGTGGGTTGAGGCCGTGCAGGATCCGCTCGCGTTCCTCGGCGCCGACCAGCGGATGGTCGCGCATCGGCCGATCAGGTTCGTTCGCCATGCTGGTCAGCAGTTGCAGGAAGGAGCGCGCCCAGGCCTGCGCGGTGGGCAGGTCGGACAAGTCCGTCATGGTCTCGACGTACAGCTGCTCGCCGGCCCGGTCGAGCAGGATCGTCACGGCAACCGGTTCGTCGTCGCCCCCCGGTCGCGGCCGGCGGGCCTGCCGGAGCGCCTCGCGGAAGGTCAGGGACAGGTCCGGGGCGCCGGTCGTCCCAACGATCGCCTCGACCGGCCCCCAGGTGACCAGGATGCGGCAACGGGTGCCCGGGCGTGGCAACCGCTCGGCCAGTACAGCGGCGCAGAGGGACAGCGGGTCGAAGTTGTCCACGCCGGCCGCCCGAGCGAGGGAGTGCAGGGTTTCCAGCACGCCGTCCGGCAGGGCGATCGGTCCGATGCAATCCGTTGTGGACAGATACCCGGTCACTGCGCGCTTCCTTCGAGGAGTCCGCAGGCGTAGAAGCCCGGCGCCAGGGACTGCGCCATATACGTCTGTCCGGGCTGAATGCCGAACCGCTCGTGGTAATCGGCCAGGTTGATCATCCAGTCGGCGTTTCCGCAGTGCCCGTAGGCGGCGAGCGTGTCGGCGAAGTGCAGGGTGTCCGGGCGCAGACCGACGGATGTCGCGTTGAACAGCGTCAGCGGCTTGTGCAGGTTGGCCGCGAACACCTTGGATATCTGTGCCTGCTGCCGGCCACCGGCCCGGAGCACCGCGGACAGCGTCCGTTCGGCGACAGCCTGGCGCGAGATGAACGTGTCGCGGCCGCGCAATCCCTCCGGGTCGATCTTTACCGCGGACGAGACCAGCCGCACGAGTCCCGGCCGGCGGGACAGCAGGCAGCTCGCGGCCGCGTCACCGAACATCGCGTAGGGGAGCACCCGGTCGCGGTCGTGCGGAATGAAGTCCACGGCGACGACCACCACGTGGGCCGCCTCCGGATCGGCCAACAGCCGCTGACCGTGCCGAAGCGCGGTCAGCGAGCTGCAGCACCGCTGATAGGAGATGACATGAGGGACGCAGCTGTCCATTCCCAGGGCGAGTAGCACTCGGCTTGCGAAGTCGGACGGCAACAGAGCCAAGGTCGGGTCGCTGGTCGCGAACACAAGGTGGTCGATGTCCGCGGCGGCGACGCCGGCGTCCCGGAGGGTTCGGCGCACGGCGTCCACGACATAGTCTTCGACCGGTCCGGACATTTTCCGGTATGTCGTACATCCCATCTCATGGAAGTCGGTGCCGAACGACACGGTCTCCCAGAGGGCGCCGAAATCAGGGATGTTCTCCGGCTTGCATTCCACATCGCCGAAGGCGCACGCGAACGAGCCGATGCCGATGTCGTCGTGATCCGAGATCATGGTTCCCTTCGATCGGCAGAGGGTTGGGAATTGCCGGGCCCGGCGAGGTGGCGACGTCAGGACCGGGCCGGTTCGACGCCGATCGCATCGATCTCTCGGAGTACGGCGACGATGTCGTCGATGTCGTTGAGCCGGGGGACCCATTCCGGGCGGACTGCGATGGTGCCGTCCGTGTACTTCTTGATGTAGTTCATCAGCACGATGATCATGTTCAGCGAGCTGATGCCCAGGTCCTGCCGCGATTGCGCCCGGAGGACCTGCTCGTAGGTGATGCCGTCGCCGACAGGTTGAGTCGCGAGGATCTCGGCGAACCTCTGCCGGTGGTCGTCAGTGGTCATCGGACTCGACCTTCGGGAAGGGGAAGCCGTTGAGGTTCTCCTGGTACATCCGGTTGTGCCCGTACTTGTCCTCGCCGGACACCAGGACGCATCCGTGGTAGTCGAGGTCGATCGAGTCGCCGAACCCGCTGAGGCGGTCGATGTGCTCGTAGACCCGCACGGACGGTGCGACGTAACGCGACGCCAACCCCACGCGCCTGGTGGTACTCGTGTTGGGGCGCGAGCCGTGGACGCACTTGGCCAGGAAGATGACGAACTGGCCGGGCTTCAACTCCATGTCGACGATCTCGTGACTGTTCGGATCCCAGTCCTTGTCGAGCTTGAGCTCCGCGTAGTCGTAGCCGAAGAAGTCGTGGGCCTTGTTCTCGACGTTGTACGTCATCGGCTTCGACTCGTCGTAGTACCACTGTTTGTGGCTGCCGGGCAGGAAGCGCAGGCAGCCGTGCTCCTTGTCCGCCTCGGAGAAGGCCGTCCAGACGGTCAGCTCCTGCGTGGCGGCCGTGGACTCCTCGGTGTAACGCAGCGAGGGATACGAGACGGTTTCCGCCTCGTTGTACACAGTGAACGCCTCGACCTGGTGCCAGCCTGTTCCCGAGTCGCCGGGCTCCTTCTCGAAGATGTGCGTCTTCCAGCACATGATGTCGTCGCCCATGAGGCTCCGCAGCTTGTGGACGATCGCCGGCTGGGCGATGTGCCGGGACAGCGCTTCACAGTCGAGATGGCGGTCGTAGTTGATGATGGTCGAGTCGTGCGGCTTGTTCTCGGACGTGACCATATCGATCATGGCCTGGCTCCAGACCAGCGAAGCCTCTTCCTCGGAGTAGAGGTCGAAGGGGCCGATGAACCCGTTCTCCGTGAAGAACTGGACTTGTTCGGCCGTCAGACCCTGGGTCGCCTTTTGGACAACGCTTTCAGTCACCGTGATTCCTCCTCGTACTGACCGTGATCGCTGGTCGGACGTGTCTGAGCTCAGCGGACGCGTTGAGCACACCGTAGGGTTCGGCGGCTGGAGCCGTCTTGTCACCGGAACCAGGGTCGAGCCGCCGCCCCGGGATGGATGCCGTGCGCGTCACCGGGCGGCGTCGTGCAACCTGCCCGATGAGCGACACGGTCTCCGATCGTGGGGGCGACCGGGTGTTGCGGCTCTAGGCGGCAGGTTGGCCGAGCAGCGCGGCCCGGGTGAGTTCCGCCTTGTTGCCAACGCCGAGCTTGGCCCGGATGCGCTTGACATAGGTGTCGACCGTATGCGGGCTGATGTCCAACCGGGTGGCGATCTGACCGTGGGTCAGGCCACGGGAGATCTGCCGCAGCACCTGCGCCTCGCGCTTGGACAGGTGGGCGCCCGCTGTGTCGGCGTGCAGCGCGGTGTGCTCGCCACCGGACTCGGTCGGCCAGACGCGGCTTCCGGACGTCACCGCCCGGATCGCGCCGATGATGCCCTCACAGGACTCCAATTTGCTCACGACGCCCGACGCTCCGGCCCGTAGGTACATCTCGGCCTCGATGCAGTCCGAGTTGCTGAGGACCAGGACCGCCGCGCTCTTGGCCACCTCGGTGATATGCGTCAGGTCGTGGGGTATCCGAAGCGCGTCGAGGTCGATCACAGCCGCATCCGCGAGGGAGGAGGCGTCCACTGTGGGTGAGGTTCGCATGGCGACGACCTTGATGCCGGCCTTGGTCAGGGTGTCGACTAGGCCGATGACGAAGATGGGTGAATTGCCGAGAATGTCGGTGCGGATCATTTCGCCCCCCCGGTTTACATTCTGTCCCTATTCGGCGACTGGGTCTCTGCGCCGGTCGCTGCTGGCACAACCGCCGGCAGCCGTCTTCTTGGTCGGTCAGCAACTTCTTCTACCGCCGTCCATAGTGGTCGAACATAGCAACCCGCGTACGGCAAATGGAGAAGTTGATCAAAGATAGGTACCGACGCTAGCAAAGCGAATCTGTCGACGCTTGTCGCTGCTTTCGGGGACCAGTCACGGTAGAACTGCCTGGTGCCACGGCGTTGGCGGCCGCCTGAGCGAACGGTAAGCTCCCGGCCAGGCGCGATCGCACCTTGACACATCCTGAGGGTGAAGCTCATGAGCAGCCTTGAGTTCGAAACTCGACAGAACCCCACCCCCGTCGCCGTGGCCGAACGGGAGGCGCTGCTGGCGAACCTGGGCTTCGGGCGGACCTTCACCGACCACATGGTGTCGATCAGTTATGCCGACGGCAAGGGCTGGTACGACGCCCGACTCGAGCCCTATGCCCCGCTGCGGATGGACCCGGCCACCGCGGTGCTGCACTACGCCCAGTCAGTCTTCGAGGGACTGAAGGCATACCGCGCGCCCGACGGCGGGGTCGTGATGTTCCGGCCCGACGCCAACGCCGCGCGGTTCACCAGGTCCGCCGAGCGCATGGCGATGCCGCCGCTGCCGCCGGAGCTGTTCCTCCACTCGCTGCGAGTTCTCATCGAGCAGGACCGGGATTGGGTTCCGGGCAGCGGGGAGTCCAGCCTCTACCTACGGCCGATCCAGTACGCCTCCGAGGTGTACCTGGGAGTGCGGCCGGCGTTGGAGTACCAGTTCCTGGTGCTGGCCTCGCCGGTCGGGGCGATCTTCGCCGGTGGGCCCAAGCCGTGCTCGATCTGGCTGGAGCGGGAGTACAACCGGTCGGGCCCCGGCGGCACCGGGGCAGCCAAATGCGGGGGCAACTACGCCTCCAGTCTGCTGGCCCAGGCTGAGGCCATGCGGCACGGCTGCGAGCAGGTGGTCTTCCTCGACGCCAAGGAGCACCGGTACTTCGAGGAGCTCGGCGGCATGAATGTCTTCTTCGTGCTCGGGGACACGCTGGTCACCCCGCCTCTGACCGACACGATCCTGCCGGGTATCACCCGGGACTCGGTCATCACCCTGGCCCGGCACCGCGGGCTCACCGTCCAGGAGCGGTTGTACTCGATCGACGAGTTCCGGTCCGACGCCGCGAGCGGTGCGCTGACGGAGATGTTCGCCTGCGGTACGGCGGCGGTGATCACGCCGATCGCCCGGCTGCTGTCCGCTGACGGCGAGATCGTCGTGGGTGACGGTGGGTCGGGGCGGGTGACGATGTCGCTGCGCTCCGCCCTGCTGGACATCCAGTACTGCCGCGCCGAGGACGAGTTCGGCTGGGTCCATCGCATCGTCTGACCCCACGCTGCCGGCGACGGTCATGTGGGGAGTCTCCGGGGGCTTGACGGTCCCTACCAGGCCATCGGCGGCAAGCTCGATCGGCGTGGCGCCGATGCCGGGTAGACCGCGACCACTGTGCTGGTCAGGTGCGGGCGACCGCGGGACCGGTGTGGTCCCGCCGCGGGGGCAGCGATCGGTAGATCTGCTCCAGGCCGCCCAGGGCGCCGCCGAGCCGGGGCAGGGCCGCGTACACCGGGTCGCGGCGCAGGATCGCGTCGACCTCGCGCAGCCGCCACATCGGCGTCCGGGGGTACAGGTGGTGGACCAGGTGGAAGCCTTCGCCGTCCTTCTCACCCAGCAGGAACCGGGTGCCCAGTCCGTAGACCCGGTTCCAGGACATGTAGATGTCGACCCGGGGAGCCGTCTCGATGAGCGGAAAGTGCTCCATCAGCTCCGACACCGCGCCGATCCACACCTGCGTGGTGACGAGCGGCACGAACCAGAGCAGCAGCAACCAGGGCCACCAGCCGCCCAGGACGGCCCAGGCGAGCACCGCCGCCAGCAGGGTCACCCGGAGCACTCGCTCGGTCGGGTGCTCGCTGGCTGTCATGATGCGGTGCCGCAGCAGGTACAGCACGTACGAGGCGGTCGCCCGCGGCGTTATGACGCGCCACAGGTACCGGCGCAGCGCCCGGCGGCTCAGGTCGTCCCCGCACAGCCCGTTGTCCCGGTACTGACGGTAGTCCGGGTCCCGATCGGGGTCACCCAGTCGGCCGTGGTGCTCGCCGAGATGTGAGGCCCGGTATCCGGTGTAGCTCTGCAGCACGGGGTATCCGCCGAGGACCGCCCCGATCACGCTGCCGACCCGATGGTTGGCCATGAACGCCCGGTGCGTGGCCATGTGCAGCATGCCGGCGATGCCCCGCTGCCGGCCGCCGATGAAGAATATCGCCACGATGCACACCGGCACCGCCAGCCACCAGGGGGTGTGCCGCCACGCCAGCACCGACGCCGCGCACCAGACGGCGATCCAGGTCCAATGCTCGACGGCCTCCAGCGGGCCGTGCCAGTTGTCCGGCCGGGACGCCGCCCGGACCTCGGCGAGGATGTCCGGCGCGAAGCGGTACCGCTCGGCGAGATCCGAATCGGCCACGGTTCCCTCCTCCTTCGCTCACAGGCGTCTAACTGAGGCGTTTCCTCATTTAGACATCCGGGTCAGGATGTCGGCAATCAGCTCGGCCTCCCGGGGCTGGAGGTAGAAGTGATCGCCGTCGAAGCGCCGCCAGGCGGCCGGGCCAGAGGTCAGCTCGCCCCAGGAGGCCAGCTGGGCAGGCACGTCGGCGGCACCGTCGCTGCCCGCGTAAGCGACGATCGGGCACCGCAGCCGCGCCGGATCGCGGCGGCGGTAGGACAGCACCGCCCGGAAGTCGGCCAGCAGCGCCGGTAGCACGAGCTCGCGCAGCTCCGGGTGCTCGAACACCATCGGATCGGTCCAGCCGGACGCCCGGAGCTCCGCCTCGATGATCGCGTCGTCGAGCACCTCCCGGGGCGGCAGGAACCGGTGCGGGGCGAGCGTGCCGGAGACGAACAGGCCCGCCGGACCCGGCCCGGCGCCGGCCTCCAGCCGGGCCGCGACCTCGTAGGCGACCAGGCCGCCCATGCTGTGCCCGAACAGGTACAGCGGCCGGTCGGCGTAGGGGGCCAGCGCCGCGACGAGCGCGTCGGCGATCTCCTGGACGGACCGCGCGCAGGGCTCGGCCAGCCGGTCCTGCCGGCCGGGGTACTGCACGGCGATCAGCTCGATCCGGGCCGGCAGCCGGGCGGCCCAGGAAGCGTACGCGCTGGCGGTGCCGCCGGCGTGCGGCAGACAGACCAGACGGGTCGCCGGGTCGTGGCAGGGACGCGGCCGGCGCAGCCACCGCGCCGATGCCTCGAAGGTGCTCTCTGTCGAGGGTGCGGTCATGAGGGGTCCCGTCGGTCGGTGGCCGGGGGCCAGAATCGACATGTGTTTCGCTGCGAGGGATGCGTGTGGGACGGACTTGCGATGGATAGTGCCCCGGGCGATGCGCCGGCCGCGATCGGTGGCCGCCTCGACCCGGCGACCGTCCTCGCCGGCTACCGGCACGGCGTCTTTCCGATGCCGGTGGTGTCCGCGGCCGAGGCCGAGGTGAACCACTTCCTGTACGAGGATTCGGTGGCGGCCGGGACGACCGCGGTGCTCGACTCGCCGCTCCCCGATCCGTTCGCGTTGACCTGGTGGTCACCGGACCCGCGCCCGGTCATCCCGTACGGGCGGCTCGCCAAGCCACGCAGCCTGATGAAGCTGTTGCGTAACCGGCTGCGCTGGACCACCACCGCGAACCAGCACTTCGACCGGGTGCTCGCCGAGTGCCGCGCGAACCGCACTCCCGAGTGGCTCACCGACGAGCTGTGCGAGTGCATGGTGGAGCTGCACAAGCTGGGTTGGGCCCACAGCGTCGAGGTCTGGGACGGCGACGAGCTGGTAGGGGGCGCCGCCGGTATCGGCGTCGGCACGGTGTTCACCCTGGACACCTGCTTCCACCGGCAGACCAACGCCTCGAAGGTGGCGCTGCTCGACATGGAGTGCCGGCTGGCCGGCACCGGCGTGACGCTGCTGGACGTCGAGTGGGACAGCGAGCAGAGCCGGCGGCTCAATGCCGGGCCGGTGCCGCGCCGGGAGTTCCTCGCTGCCCTGTCGCGCGGCGGCGATCCGGTCCCGCTGGCCGGCGGCGTGGAGGAGGTACGCCGCCTGGGCTTCCTGCGCACGCCCGCCGAGTGAGTCGTTGACCCCAAAATAGGTGAATCCCCTACGTCCGGCCGCAGGGTCAGGATGAGTGAAGGCCGTGTCTTCGCTCGACTGCCGTGGCCGTGACAAAGAACGGGGGCTCCTCAGTGTCGGTCGACACCTCTCGATCCCCAGTCGAACCCCGATCGTCCGCCGATGGCCAGAGGTCCGCCGAGCCGGTCCCGGCCCGGGACAACGGCGTCGTACGGCTGCCGATCTCCGCGGTCCGCGACGCCGACTCGCCGCGCTCCGCGGGCGTGGACATGGCTCACGCGAGATCACTGGCGCAGACGGAAGCGAACCTGCCACCGATCGTGGTGCACCGCAGGACGATGCGGGTGATCGACGGGGCGCACCGGCTCACCGCCGCCCGGCTGCGCGGCGAGCGGGAGATCTCCGCGAAGCTGTTCGACGGCGACGACAACGAGGCGTTCCTGCTCGCCGTCCGGCTCAACGTGTCACACGGCATGCCCCTCTCGACGGCCGATCGGCGTGCAGCGGCCGTCCGGATCATCCGCGCTCAGCCGCGGCTGTCGGACCGGACCATCGCCCTCACCGCCGGTCTGGCGGCGAAGACCATCGGATCGCTGCGCCGCAAGATCGACGGCCCGCAGGCACAGGCGCGGATCGGCCGGGACGGCCGGGTCCGGCCGATCAACGGCGCGGCCGGGCGGGGGATCGCGGCCGAGCTGATCGCCAGCCACCCGGACGCGACCCTGCGCCAGATCGCGAAGGACGCCGGCATCTCCGTGGAGACCGCGCGGAGCGTCCGAGCGCGCCTGCGGGCCGGCGAGGACCCGGTACTGGACCGGCGGACCCGGCCGGACCGCGCCGACCGGGCGGAGGACCGGCAGATGACCGTGAAGCTGCCGGAGGCGGACCCCTCCGACGAGCTGCGGTCGCTGCTCAAGACCATGCAGAGCGATCCGTCGCTGCGTTACACCGAGTCCGGCCGGATGCTGCTGCGCTGGCTCGGTCCGCGGGTGCTGCTGACCGACGAGATCCCGCTCCCGCTGCGCCAGATCCCGCCGCACTCCCGGATCAACCTCGGCGCGCTGGCGAGAGCCTGTGCGGCGGCCTGGATCCAGCTCGCCATGGGGCTCGAGGACGACCAGGCGGGCGGTCAGCACGGCTGATCACGGATCCTCAGCCGGAGCCGCCGCGGATATGCCAGCGGCGTGCCGGGGCTCGCGGATGCCCGAGCCGCTCATCGCTCTTCGGCGTCGCTTAGGCGGCTGGCGAGGGCGGCCACCGTCGGCGCCTCGAAGAGGACGCGCAGGGCGACCGTGCGCCCGACAACCTCGCTGAGCCGGGTGACGACGGTGACCGCCAGCAGCGAATGCCCGCCCAGTTCGAAGAAGTTGTCGCGCCGGCCGACCCGGGGCACGGCCAGCACCTCGGCCCAGATCGCGGCGATGTGCTCCTCCATCGGCGTGCTCGGCGACTCGTACTGGGCCGCTCCGGCCCACTCCGGCCCGTCGTACAGCTGCGGCAACAGCCGCCGGCTCAGCTTCCCGCTGGGCGTACGCGGCAGCTCGGTCACCGGCTGGTAGGCGGCCGGCACCATGTAGTCGGGCAGGCGGTCGGCGAGGAAGGCGCGGAGCTCGGCGGCGGTCGGCGGGGCGTCCGAGTTCGGCACGACATAGGCGACCAGGCGTACGTCGCCGGCGCCGTGGCGGTGGGCGGAGACGGCGCACTCCCGCACGCCCGGGCAGCCGGTGAGGACGGCCTCGATCTCGGCGACCTCCACCCGGAACCCGCGGATCTTCACCTGGTCGTCGAAGCGGCCGATGAACTCCAGTTGGCCCACGGCGTTCCAGCGGACTCGGTCGCCGGTGCGGTACATCCGGGCCCCCGTGCCGAACGGGTCGGGCAGGAACCGCTCCGCCGTCATCTCCGGGCGGCCGAGGTAGCCGCGGGCCAGCGCGAGGCCGCCGACGAACAGCTCGCCGGCCACGCCGGGCGGCACCAGCCGCAGCTCGGCGTCGAGCACGTACGCTCGCACGTTGTCGAAGGGCCGGCCGATGGGCGGCAGCTCCGGCCACGTCGTCGGATCGGGGTCGAGCTGGTGGGAGGTGGCCAGGTGCACCTCGATCGGTCCGTACTGGTTGTACAGGGTGCAGTCGGGCATCTGTGCGAAGAAGGCTCGAATCGCCGGGGTGGCCTGGAGCTGCTCGCCGGCCGTGAGCACCGCGCGCAGCGACCGCGGGATCCGGCCCAGGCGCACGGCCAGTTCGGCCAGCCCGCGCAGGGCCACGAACGGCATGAATATCCGCTCGATCCGCTGCTCGGAGATCACGTCGAGCAGCCGTTCGAAGTCGTGCCGGACCTCCTCGCTGACCAGGACGAGCGTGTCGCCGACCGACAGCGTGGTCACCATCTCCTGGTAGAAGATGTCGAAGCTGAGCGCGGCCCACTGCAGCGTGCGTCCGCGTCCGCCGGGGCCCTGGCGCCGCTGCCACTGCGCCTGGTTGTGCAGGGCCCGGTGTGACATGGCCACGCCCTTGGGCCGGCCGGTGGACCCCGAGGTGTAGAGCACCCAGGCGATGTTGGCCGGGTCGGCCAGGTTGGGCGGCCCGGTCGCGTCGCACGGTGTGCCGAACACGTCGAGCGCCAGCACCGGCTGCGGGTCGGCGGCCCTGTCCGGTCCGTCCTGATCGCGGATCAGCAGTCGCAGGGCCGCGTCCTCGACGATCAGCTGCTGGCGGGCCATCGGGTAGGTCGGGTCGATCGGCACACAGGCTCCGCCGGCCTTGAGCACCGCCAGGTTGGCGACCACCATGTCCAGCGATCGGTGTAGCGCGATGCCGACCCGTTCGTCGGGGCCGACGCCCAGCTCGCGCAGGTGCCGGGCCAGGGCGTTCGCTCGCTGGTCCAACTCGCGGTAGGTCAACGACCGGCCCTCGAACACCACCGCGGTGGCGTCCGGCGTGGCGGCGACCTGCCGCTCGATCACCTGGTGCAGGCAGCTGCCGTCGTCGAACCGGTGGGCGGTGTCGTTCCAGACCTCGAGGACCTCGTGCCGCTGCGCGGCGGACATCAGAGGCAGGTCGTCGATCGACACGTCGGGTGCGGCGACGACCGCGGTGAGGAGGTTGATCAGGTAGTCGGCCAGGCGCTGCACGGTGGAGCGATCGAACAGCGCGGTCCGGTACGCCATGCCGACGGACATGTCCCCCGCCTCGGTCTCCGAGACCGAGAGCGTGAGGTCGAACATCGCCTTCGGCTCGCCCGGCTCGATCTCCGTGACGGTCAGCCCGTCGAGGAGGTCGAACGGCTCTGCCGCCAGGTAGGTGAACAGCACCTGGAAAAGCGGATGTACCGCCAGGTCCCGCTGCGGCTGGAGCTCGGCCACCAGCCGGTCGAACGGCACGTGCCGGTGCTCCAGGGCCTCGACCAGCCGAGGCCGGAGCTGGCCGAGCAGCCCGGCGAAGGTCGGATGCCCGGCCAGGTCGGCCCGCAGCACCACCGGGTTGACGAAGTGGCCGATGTTGGCGGCGACGTCGGGGTGCGCCCGCCCGTCGGTGATCATCCCGATGCTGACGTCGGTCTGCCCGCTCCACCGATACAGCAGCGTGTGAAACGCCACGAGCAGCACCATGAACATCGTGGTGTCCTCGCTCCGAGCCAGCCGGCGCAGCCCGTCGGCCACCTCGGCGGGCACCGGCAGCTCGACCATGCCACCGGCGAGGTCGGCGACCGCCGTCCGGGGCCGGTCCGTCGGCAGGTCGAAGACGTGCGGCGCGTCGGCCAGCCGCTCCTTCCAGTAGTCCAGGTGCCGCTC
Above is a genomic segment from Actinoplanes ianthinogenes containing:
- a CDS encoding non-ribosomal peptide synthetase, with protein sequence MTGYLSTTDCIGPIALPDGVLETLHSLARAAGVDNFDPLSLCAAVLAERLPRPGTRCRILVTWGPVEAIVGTTGAPDLSLTFREALRQARRPRPGGDDEPVAVTILLDRAGEQLYVETMTDLSDLPTAQAWARSFLQLLTSMANEPDRPMRDHPLVGAEERERILHGLNPQRDPDIRYRTMAEPFQEQAERTPDSVALQDENGDTVSYRELNERANRLAHHLRECGARPGTRIGVFLLRGIHQVVAFYAAVKTGATYVPLDADLPDQRIALMLADSAPSHVLTDPACRARLPGGAWEIHDVHAERTWSGRPATNPDLDGGPGDVASEPVHILYTSGTTGRPKGVASRTAGTLANVFWMQRQYPYGLGDTALYKTYTGFDVHIWEIFWPLYQGARLVICRPGGERDPRHLAGLIRDHNVSMIFLVTTLVPAFLDEMSRVGAHALRWLVCGGESMSPRIPAAFHAALPGSTLVNAFGPTEAGSVTDNVIEPGWDGVVVPVGRPADNFRVTVLDTNLDLVPVGTPGEVYISGVVGLADGYWRQPGRTAERFVADPHGPPGSRMYRTGDLCRLREDGALEHLGRIDRQVKIRGLRIEPGEVEAVLAAHPTVGDCAVIAHGPPPVLLAFVVPAGGRTTADLDPAAILELAAGLPRQMRPAQVVPVDHLPATVNGKLDHNELIKIWQASTEPERTVVPPADELEATLVEIYRRVLGRSQISVLDRFVDLGGHSILTFRLRDECQAILRTAPDLTKLLDGTLRDVAATIRGGGRPPETRSGLAG
- a CDS encoding chlorinating enzyme, producing the protein MTESVVQKATQGLTAEQVQFFTENGFIGPFDLYSEEEASLVWSQAMIDMVTSENKPHDSTIINYDRHLDCEALSRHIAQPAIVHKLRSLMGDDIMCWKTHIFEKEPGDSGTGWHQVEAFTVYNEAETVSYPSLRYTEESTAATQELTVWTAFSEADKEHGCLRFLPGSHKQWYYDESKPMTYNVENKAHDFFGYDYAELKLDKDWDPNSHEIVDMELKPGQFVIFLAKCVHGSRPNTSTTRRVGLASRYVAPSVRVYEHIDRLSGFGDSIDLDYHGCVLVSGEDKYGHNRMYQENLNGFPFPKVESDDH
- a CDS encoding helix-turn-helix transcriptional regulator, whose product is MIRTDILGNSPIFVIGLVDTLTKAGIKVVAMRTSPTVDASSLADAAVIDLDALRIPHDLTHITEVAKSAAVLVLSNSDCIEAEMYLRAGASGVVSKLESCEGIIGAIRAVTSGSRVWPTESGGEHTALHADTAGAHLSKREAQVLRQISRGLTHGQIATRLDISPHTVDTYVKRIRAKLGVGNKAELTRAALLGQPAA
- a CDS encoding branched-chain amino acid aminotransferase gives rise to the protein MSSLEFETRQNPTPVAVAEREALLANLGFGRTFTDHMVSISYADGKGWYDARLEPYAPLRMDPATAVLHYAQSVFEGLKAYRAPDGGVVMFRPDANAARFTRSAERMAMPPLPPELFLHSLRVLIEQDRDWVPGSGESSLYLRPIQYASEVYLGVRPALEYQFLVLASPVGAIFAGGPKPCSIWLEREYNRSGPGGTGAAKCGGNYASSLLAQAEAMRHGCEQVVFLDAKEHRYFEELGGMNVFFVLGDTLVTPPLTDTILPGITRDSVITLARHRGLTVQERLYSIDEFRSDAASGALTEMFACGTAAVITPIARLLSADGEIVVGDGGSGRVTMSLRSALLDIQYCRAEDEFGWVHRIV
- a CDS encoding fatty acid desaturase — protein: MADSDLAERYRFAPDILAEVRAASRPDNWHGPLEAVEHWTWIAVWCAASVLAWRHTPWWLAVPVCIVAIFFIGGRQRGIAGMLHMATHRAFMANHRVGSVIGAVLGGYPVLQSYTGYRASHLGEHHGRLGDPDRDPDYRQYRDNGLCGDDLSRRALRRYLWRVITPRATASYVLYLLRHRIMTASEHPTERVLRVTLLAAVLAWAVLGGWWPWLLLLWFVPLVTTQVWIGAVSELMEHFPLIETAPRVDIYMSWNRVYGLGTRFLLGEKDGEGFHLVHHLYPRTPMWRLREVDAILRRDPVYAALPRLGGALGGLEQIYRSLPPRRDHTGPAVART
- a CDS encoding thioesterase II family protein; its protein translation is MTAPSTESTFEASARWLRRPRPCHDPATRLVCLPHAGGTASAYASWAARLPARIELIAVQYPGRQDRLAEPCARSVQEIADALVAALAPYADRPLYLFGHSMGGLVAYEVAARLEAGAGPGPAGLFVSGTLAPHRFLPPREVLDDAIIEAELRASGWTDPMVFEHPELRELVLPALLADFRAVLSYRRRDPARLRCPIVAYAGSDGAADVPAQLASWGELTSGPAAWRRFDGDHFYLQPREAELIADILTRMSK
- a CDS encoding leucyl/phenylalanyl-tRNA--protein transferase codes for the protein MDSAPGDAPAAIGGRLDPATVLAGYRHGVFPMPVVSAAEAEVNHFLYEDSVAAGTTAVLDSPLPDPFALTWWSPDPRPVIPYGRLAKPRSLMKLLRNRLRWTTTANQHFDRVLAECRANRTPEWLTDELCECMVELHKLGWAHSVEVWDGDELVGGAAGIGVGTVFTLDTCFHRQTNASKVALLDMECRLAGTGVTLLDVEWDSEQSRRLNAGPVPRREFLAALSRGGDPVPLAGGVEEVRRLGFLRTPAE